A window of the Helianthus annuus cultivar XRQ/B chromosome 4, HanXRQr2.0-SUNRISE, whole genome shotgun sequence genome harbors these coding sequences:
- the LOC110935525 gene encoding DEAD-box ATP-dependent RNA helicase 20, protein MSRYDSRSGDPASYRDRKSDSGLGGYNSSSSKRDYESTEPQKKVDLDGLIPFEKNFYVESPNIAKMSESEVEEYRAKREITVEGRDVPKPIKTFSDARFPDYVMQEVEKAGFTEPTAIQAQGWPMALKGRDLIGIAETGSGKTLAYLLPAIVHVNAQPILSPGDGPIVLVLAPTRELAVQIQQEATKFGASSKIKNTCIYGGVPKGPQVRDLQKGVEIVIATPGRLIDMLESHHTNLRRVTYLVLDEADRMLDMGFEPQMKKIVSQIRPDRQTLYWSATWPKEVEQLARQLLYNPYKVVIGSSELKANHSIHQHVDIMTENQKYNKLVKLLDDIMDGSRILIFMDTKKGCDQITRQLRMDGWPALSIHGDKSQAERDWVLSEFKSGKSPIMTATDVAARGLDVKDVKYVINYDFPGSLEDYVHRIGRTGRAGAKGTAYTFFTAANARFAKELIAILQEAGQKVNPDLAAMGRGAPPPPSGHGGFRDRGRGYSGGRSWN, encoded by the exons ATGAGTCGTTACGACAGCCGTTCCGGCGATCCCGCTTCCTACCGCGACCGGAAAAG TGATTCAGGATTAGGCGGGTATAACTCTTCATCTAGCAAGAGGGACTATGAAAGTACCGAGCCTCAAAAAAAGGTGGATTTAGATGGGCTGATTCCTTTTGAGAAGAACTTCTATGTGGAATCTCCGAATATCGCAAAAATGTCGGAGAGCGAGGTGGAAGAATATAGGGCAAAAAGAGAAATTACCGTTGAAGGTCGCGACGTGCCTAAACCTATTAAGACGTTCAGTGATGCGAGATTTCCAG ATTATGTGATGCAAGAAGTTGAGAAAGCGGGCTTCACAGAGCCTACTGCTATACAAGCTCAAGGATGGCCGATGGCTTTAAAAGGCCGAGATCTCATTGGAATTGCCGAAACGGGATCCGGAAAGACACTCGCTTATTTACTGCCTGCGATCGTGCACGTTAATGCTCAACCAATCTTAT ccCCTGGAGATGGACCAATTGTGTTGGTTTTAGCTCCGACTCGTGAACTGGCGGTTCAAATACAACAAGAAGCAACTAAATTTGGCGCATCGTCAAAGATTAAGAACACTTGCATATACGGTGGGGTCCCAAAAGGGCCTCAAGTTCGTGATTTACAGAAAG gTGTTGAAATTGTTATTGCGACACCTGGAAGGTTAATTGATATGCTGGAGTCTCATCACACAAACTTGCGGAGGGTCACGTATCTCGTGCTCGATGAAGCGGACCGGATGCTAGACATGGGTTTTGAACCGCAAATGAAGAAAATTGTTTCCCAG ATTCGGCCAGATCGTCAAACTTTGTACTGGAGTGCTACATGGCCAAAGGAAGTTGAGCAACTTGCAAGGCAGTTGCTTTATAACCCTTACAAA GTGGTGATTGGTTCTTCGGAATTGAAAGCTAACCATTCAATTCACCAACATGTGGATATTATGACCGAAAATCAGAAGTATAACAA ATTGGTGAAGCTGTTGGATGACATCATGGACGGTAGTCGTATACTGATATTTATGGACACCAAAAAGGGGTGTGACCAAATCACTCGCCAGCTCAGGATGGACGGTTGGCCTGCTTTGTCTATTCACGGAGATAAAAGTCAAGCAGAGAGAGATTGGGTTCTATCCGAGTTTAAATCCGGTAAAAGCCCAATAATGACCGCCACAGATGTTGCAGCCCGCGGGTTAG ATGTGAAGGATGTTAAATACGTGATAAATTACGACTTTCCGGGTTCATTGGAAGATTACGTTCATAGGATTGGTCGAACAGGAAGGGCTGGGGCTAAAGGCACAGCGTACACCTTTTTTACAGCAGCAAATGCCAGGTTTGCTAAAGAACTTATAGCAATTCTTCAGGAGGCCGGTCAAAAAGTCAACCCCGATCTAGCGGCAATGGGTCGTGGTGCTCCTCCTCCTCCATCAG GACATGGTGGCTTTCGTGATCGTGGTCGGGGTTACAGCGGTGGTCGATCTTGGAACTGA